Within Wyeomyia smithii strain HCP4-BCI-WySm-NY-G18 chromosome 2, ASM2978416v1, whole genome shotgun sequence, the genomic segment aaaaagcaaagccttggtgctacattccgtatcggaattcgaccttctgttttactacacacagacttcgcagccgactgttaagtgtacaggactattgcggggctagcgctacgatcctaatgacactaacagtctctcccgagccggaactcgaacctacgacgactggcttgttaggccagcatcgtacctcgagaccagctgggagatttaTCTCGGTTTGATGTCAGTATAATGCTCTTTGTACTaacaaaaaattcaactttcaaaatattttctgtgCCTTATTAatgatgaaaataattttagagcaaaTACCGTTTGTTTGATCGCAACGACAAACTGGGGcatgctgagtcgagaaaatttccaactcAATAAGATCCTCGACTTAATCGGGAATCAAACCCGATATGAAAACCATGGGGGAGAGCTAGTCGATCGACATCACTAACCACAGAGTTACGGGGATCACTTCGACgaagttttagataataatttAGTTCTTCCAACAAAATACCTATGCACTGTAAATGCACTGTAAAaatcctaaattaatccacctagtggtgcagaaacctttgttatactaactataattgtatacttatgaggctgcctataatcgcatatcagtccaatcttcattttcatcaagttcaaaagataattttcagaaggttaaccaaagacgatctgtgaactatagcttgacgtggttttcgcaaatattatggatgttatcactggggcatatgaaaattattttttcaatcgagaaccaatttttaaatgctggatagaagcaacatatttttttttaaataaacagaaacagtaaacagtaaatagtaatagataacaaagatgctgatttcatactagaacagcacAGCAACAGCAACATACATATTGTTAGTTCGAGGcagttctaattttttaattccccataatccaggtttgaataccacattcgcattattttcagaaatcgcaagacctagaattatgaatcagcataaagtcttttttacggaatgaagcaaacttctactaacctcagatcagcattacaaagaaaaaaatataaccatttacgaaagttgtcaattcaattctatctcaaatgcataatctgaaaatgaaggttttcgcgACATTTCAGAGATTTGGTTTTTaggaaggcctaggctgtacgaTAAAATCCGAAGTAAAGATTTTATAAAACttcctgcgataacgagaaatggaataacatatttgcactttgtcttaattagaaaccaatatttatatcttatatgagcgtagtgtatcatatagggtttgcaatattcccgagaatagatttcccgggaaacgggaatgaaaaatcttatttcccgggaattcccgggaaccgggaaaggaaaaaatccttagcaaaaatgagatttcaaataaagtttattaataaaaagtttcaaacaatcccttacaatttaattatcaattgaagaataaaatttattcaagttcactccagaaattcatgaacaatcgtctatcaatcgcctcagttccgcatataatttttcgttaggcccaaataatgtagtttcCTTCtaaaaaactttgcttaagatcgctgaatcaccgctgttgcctgatttctaaaatacttctaaatcaccgattccagctcttgctacatttcattagaaactgaagagtccaatacttttagtttgttgaagataaagctgagtgtttggcaacCAGaatttagagcatttgaatgccttcgtaattaatgtgaaatcgcggccacaaTCTAAGTTACaatgactgagttttattaatttattcatttctggtcgcattgatttactggtttcaattttttttttatcaatttacaggtttcaaatttttttgtcaatcaataggctgaccagacgtaccgttttgaacgggacagtaccgttttttcaactatttttaaccgtcccgtctttttgctattttgtaccgttttcggatactccttgaaaaattcTTTTCTTGATTGAAATTTTCCTGAATTGAGAATAAGTTTACAAGCAGCcaggattttttaaatattcctCCTAAGTACATTTTGTGTCTTTGTGTCTAACGAAGAAGTCGCGATTGAAGATGAGACGATGATAATTATTAGTCGAAATCTCGATCATGCAAGTGACAAACTTTAAgaacctattgcaaaaaatcacactcttCTACGAAAATTTCATCAGAGCAACGAATAATTGTTTGCATACTTTTGTTAGTAAAAGTTatatcatgtgtcccgttttttgaacccaATTGTCCCgttttatcccgagaaaatctggtcagcctatcaataaacaaagacaaaatcaagcaactatccgctcaGTAGtgaactcactagcaaaaaaatacatgagacgaagaaaacATTTCCtaatttatcgtttactgaataagatagcatatatttttgacaaataaattaagcaagtaatttgatattacacggcaagcaaatattgatcgtcgtttcaagcaaatatttgattCGTATAAGGCACACTATGGAGCTGCTCTACAcatctacgacgtaagtttcgtgttttgatacgatatttagttttattgcaatattgtatggaaaattttccgaggagctcgggaatcccgggatcccgggaatcaatattcctattcccgggatccgggaatcctgagaaaaggcaattcccgggaaatcgttctcgggattgcaaaccctagtatcatatcataggaataagtgactttccacctgcgcacactagtgaacgtgtatagccatgtaaagttcagtttcatccaaactacaaatgatcgcatcacgatgttcacaattttttaaattcttggtcacgagttaaaagtatatttagaacctaatattaaacatcaaataaaagttcaactgaaaaattttccagctgttcaaaacgtagcattgcaaacaaaacagcgattttttttatgttttctgcatctgcaatatctgcatcgcttattgtgttacatttgcacactgtgggatcaggttttgcttcaatgctccccgaaagctgtaaaagcttcttatttttcgcaaatctgggttcaacgtacaattgattatataggtattttaaagaaagtgtggacggaagcttcgcaaACAAGAAAAGAAGCTGAGTAAGCATTGCAATTTGctctaaaattaatttatttacaccagttaagacgcactacgaaaagtgtaaaaattatgcGAAGTTGTCGATCATtgttgctttcctttgaaaaataaatagcgatacgaaaaaagagggatacagaagaaggaaaagcatggagagagagataaattatccagaaaatagaatatcccatgtctaaaatatactttggtcaaaactctacagttcaagcaaccaataaaaaaccgcactcagtatgattttcaaagagctccggggctttcatttgagcatgcgaacatcaaaatcggaatatgcgttctgtaaaatgagcgtttattttgtaatttatttcttttgattctgatatactatacacataaacaacatatttttttacatacaagcacacatacacatacatacagaaattgttcagttcgtcgatctgagtcgattgttgtataacacatggctctccatgccattcattttgccttgaaagttaaatatcttatgtaaaaaatactttttgatcaatattttgagaactaagccactaatcgaaaatccactcggtagcattctgggggagcacagtagctttcgtttgcgtataagatcatcaaaatcggatattgcgttctgtaagaaaggtgcgttagtattttgcggcacatacatacagacaacatacatacacacacatacacacacacatacacacacacatacacacacacacacatacacacgaacagacattgctcagttcgtcgagctgagtatAATGGtgtatacgattcggccctccagatcttggatctattttgcgtttttcgaccgattttataacctttgtttagtataacaaaggtaatagtacagcggttctcaacctttttttgtccgcgtaccccttggcgatatttttcatatcaattgtaccccctggctttgAATGTTcttgcagagtgggagagagtaatgGTAattcatgttgtggtagtctgaGTAAAGTTCCAAATTAAACTGTagcttgtttgattgctacagtcatgttttaagggCTAGATTgaccaacaaatgaagtattatagagaataattgctttgtccgccattactgatttttctttcgcgtaccccctgaaggctttcgagtacccccaggggtacgcgtaccccaggttgagaaccgctgttgtaggtaataaaattgcggtactagaaaaaatatatgcgctgtaaaaaaaaatttcttctgtgccaaattttccaaattgtcacaaaatattaaatatctcaaaaagttgagaattagaaaaaaaacaacacttttttttaattgaaatttagtttctattgaaatttttttagtcaaaaactttttttttttcatgatgtATTTTTTATGAGGCATTAATTCTcaacaactcattctcagacagttttttatacaaccaacggtgtCTGAGCTACAATACTTTGAGAAAAACCTAcgccaaaatgcatacgcctTTTTAGAAAATAACTCATGGGTCTAATCTCtcaatctgtgaaaaatgctcagtttgctaagccaaatacgtgtgcaaagttccattgaaatcaaaaatggtcgatatatTTGGGGCGATTTTGCTCTATACATATATGTTTTGTGATGTTGAATATctgttaaccctttcccgctcatggtgactctagagcaccaagaattataatcatcatatcttgacataaaatagtttgttgtgcttacgattgttccataaacttttatatgctgcctcagagcatcactgggcatgtttcttcaaaatactacagttgacagtaattttagttagtctacaaagtgttcagcttgaattttctcgtgaagttataaattttaatgataaaccttgtgagcgggagagggttaatgtTTAGAtatataaggggccatccacataccacgtggacagatttttaacgattttgaaccccccctctccccctccgtggacaactgcccatataaattctaaaaaaaatttatggaccgtggacattagccaaatgTATAtgattggtttttgaaatttgacatgaccctTTTCGCTGTCACcctaatttaaattttatttaaatattttaaattgaattgtgTGTGTGAGAATTTTGAATGTTACTTTCTGTACGTTCACTGTTTTGAGCTTTCTTCGCTACCTCTTTCAAACTGCTTTAAATTGCGAGCTCTGAGTTTTTATTTGGTTCTATGAACCCTGCGTTTTGCGAATTGATTTTTGAGTCCTGATCTTCGCATGTTAAGTTTGAGCTTAAGCACGGAGTTCTTGGTTTAGAAGACTCATGTGTACGAGCAATTCATAAGTTCATGtgttttagaatttatcttgcGATCGAAATTCTCAGTTCcttattttgtgttttgattATAAAACTCTAAGATTCTGAGTTGTTAATTGTGAGTTATATTTTACCTTGAggtgtgatttttttaatatttctgaACGGTGTATACTTTTATGACAAAATACACAACTTTCGATTAGTGTATTCGTTTTTGAGTTGcagttttgtgcaaaaaaatctgaattctaATTATGAGGCTATCTACTTTGAGTTCTGAGATCGATGTACTGTACTTTTTGGTTTCGCGGATTGCAGAGAACGTTGGAATCATTAGGATTGTGGTATTAATCTGAAAATCTCGGAATCTCGACAGACTGTATCTAATAAACAGATATTCTGATAAAAAACTCACACCTCGACTTTAAGTGTTTGATTTTGTTTCGTGATTCGTAgtttgtgaaaattgaaaattgaaactgTGGTCTATCatttactttttcttcagtAAATGAAAATCCACAGTTTGTAAATAAAACCTATAGATCTCTTAGCTTTGCTGTTTTCGAAATTTATAATTCAATTTAAATTGCTCTTGTTTCAATAAGTTgacaaaattgttcaaattttcttaaaatAGCCAACGCTTAAAGCGTTCTTCCGGTGAAGCAGCCAACATTTTTTGCAACCATTTCATCAGCCGGTAATACCGCCAGCCGACAGGGCTTTCATTATTAATTAATTATTCAATCAGCTTGAGCGGATTCTACCGTAGACCTGATGCGAACAATAAAaagcaaaaacaataaaaaaaaaaaacaaacaacgtaAACCAAAAAACGTCAGCCAGAAATGGAATGAACGGCTTCTCATCCACCATTCCTACGCATTCGGATGAGCGTTTAATTTCGGATTTAACTGTATTTCGATGTCGTCAGAGCGGTAAGAAGGTTGTAGTCAGCTTTGTTCTTGCTAGGCGAATATCGCATTTTGAATATGTTGAGATGAGAGTAAAATAAATTGGAAGACTGCGCAAAAACGTCCGGATGGGCTGTGAAGCCGATAAAAATTAGTAACGACTATTTACTCATCATGCTTCCATGTCCATGAACCCCCGGTGGTGGTGTCAAAAAACTTGCTGATACAAAATGTTGTCCTTTTTAGTACTCAGCGTGATACCGCCTCTAAAGCACAGGCACGTGTCACCGTTCTATCGAAGATGAGTTTGGCTTTTTTAAGGACAAGGGAAGCGGCAACCGTGGGAGAACTTGTGTTGGACCGGAAATTTAACAAATTAGCCATATTTTTCATCGTGACTAAAGCAGCTGCCACGTGCGGCTGTCAACCCTGCCTGCTCGGAATGCTGTGTTGCTTTATGCTAATCTGAGGCAGACACCAGTTTAGTCCAATAATGGATGGCGGTGCACTTTTTCAGCATAACACAACGGGCTCATGCTAGAGAATGACAATTTATTTGTAGAGCGAAACCTCAGACAGTGCCTTTCACACTTGTGAACCATGATAACTTTGATATAAATATTAGCGTCTAATCAAAACATCAAGAAATCGTCCGGGCATGTTCCGGCTTACAACAGTGACCAAGAGAATATTAAACCACACAAGGTTGCTGTTGTACATACTGATCATCAGCTGTGTATATGGATGTACAGCTTGAAAAAAGAAACGAAGAAACAAAGGTAAAAGCAACAATGACACGCTCGCTGAGCTTTGCGTCTATTTCAGGTAATGACTGTTTTTATTTGAGAACCGTTTCTTCCGGGATCTGGTTGGGCTGTAGTGTTTACCTTCGCGAAAAGTGGACCAAAAATGGCATTTAAACTAATCTGAAGATCAATTACTGCTCGCTGTGTATTCTAATCTAATGCCGTGGCTGCTGCTGCGGCTGCTGTTGCCAATGATAATTATGGCTCGATGGGTGTCTTGATGGATTGCACCGGCATCAATCAGGAAATTAAATTTCAGTTGACCTTAGAACAAGTTCTGAAGAAAAACTTTAGCGAGCGAGTGTGACTTTTGGTTCAGTTCGGATAAACAACAACGTATGACGTAGACTGGTAACCTGCTATGAGAGAATCTCCACTACTCCGCATTGTGACCAACGCAACGGCGGCACCGAGAAACCAGTTCTTTAACAGAGCGTACAGCAGTGGTGTCGCCGTTCGCGAGTCTGCTTACTACAGTTTTCGAATCGTCGCTACTTTTGAACCGGTCAGTCGATTGTGAAAGATGTCTTCAGTAGGAGGGGTCATTACTTTGGTGCTAGTATTTGCGCTTTTCAACGCACGTAGAGCAGCGGCTGAGAATGGTTCGGGACGTCCCAGTACAGTGAGTTATTAACCAGAGCTTGTTTGTGCATAATTAGTTAACGTGAATGTTTCTTTGTCTTCGTTTCCAAGGAAGACTACATCACACAGTACCGAATAAATGCCGATCGATACCGGGTAACAACAGTGGACGGATATCGTCTTACGTTGTTTCGTTTGAAACCACTAGTTACGGTACGAGCGGTCGCATTGTTGCAGCATGGAAATCGCCAAACCTCGGCAGACTGGTTGATACTCAACTCGAATCTTCCTTTGCAACTGTTATCGAATGGAGTCGAGGTTTGGCTCGCGAACTCTCGACTTTCATCGGAAAGTTCTGGACACACCAGCATCAAAAACACTTCCGCTGAATTTTGGAACTTCAGTTTTCACGAGATTGGATACTACGACCTTGCTAGTATGGTAGATGCCGTCCTGAGCATTTCGAAACAGAAACGCCTCCACCTCATCGGCTATTCGGAAGGATCGACGGCTGCACTGATTTTGCTTGCCGAACGTCCCGAGTATGGTGCGAAAGTCATCTCGCTGAACCTGATGGCCCCGGCGGCATTCATGGGCCACAGTACTTACAAACCCATAGCTCAAACGCTAACCAATGTTCGATTGTTTGCACCCTGGC encodes:
- the LOC129720396 gene encoding lipase 1-like; its protein translation is MSSVGGVITLVLVFALFNARRAAAENGSGRPSTEDYITQYRINADRYRVTTVDGYRLTLFRLKPLVTVRAVALLQHGNRQTSADWLILNSNLPLQLLSNGVEVWLANSRLSSESSGHTSIKNTSAEFWNFSFHEIGYYDLASMVDAVLSISKQKRLHLIGYSEGSTAALILLAERPEYGAKVISLNLMAPAAFMGHSTYKPIAQTLTNVRLFAPWLYAQLHVNNYVNGSTRKQLEHYGQLILSGRFRQYDYGSRLNKQMYGSEQPPDYPLNRITTPTVLHYGDLDSVVHPMDVKQLGQELGRTTSVQVIGYETLQHTDFLSRKIAAQQVYPNIVKNVAKYR